One window of the Allosaccharopolyspora coralli genome contains the following:
- a CDS encoding dihydrofolate reductase family protein: MRTLAITQNITLDGSVEMLGDWFDPGDQDEELLEATRRLSERGDALVLGRQTFEDFRGYWPQQTDDRTSITDELNEIQKYVVSATLSDPGWQNSTIINQSWVDEVRELKQQPGKEIGVTGSIKLCHGLIEAGLVDEYRLFLFPVVQGRGRRLFPEGYEIPQLTTVESTEFGNGVALLRYEVIHATP; the protein is encoded by the coding sequence GTGCGCACGCTCGCCATCACACAGAACATCACGCTCGACGGATCGGTCGAGATGCTCGGTGACTGGTTCGACCCGGGCGACCAGGACGAAGAGCTGCTGGAAGCGACTCGTCGCCTCAGCGAGCGCGGGGACGCCTTGGTGCTGGGGCGCCAGACGTTCGAAGACTTCCGTGGTTACTGGCCGCAGCAGACCGACGATCGGACGAGCATCACCGACGAGCTCAACGAGATCCAGAAGTACGTCGTGTCCGCGACGCTGAGCGACCCCGGCTGGCAGAACTCGACGATCATCAACCAAAGCTGGGTCGACGAGGTGCGAGAACTCAAGCAACAGCCGGGCAAGGAGATCGGCGTGACGGGCAGCATCAAGCTCTGCCACGGTCTGATCGAAGCGGGACTCGTCGACGAGTACCGGTTGTTCCTCTTCCCGGTCGTGCAGGGGCGCGGGCGCCGCCTGTTCCCCGAAGGCTACGAGATTCCCCAGCTCACGACTGTGGAGTCGACGGAGTTCGGCAACGGGGTCGCACTACTCCGCTACGAAGTCATCCACGCAACACCGTAG
- a CDS encoding phospholipid scramblase-related protein: MTAPTPPGWYPDRDPRQVRWWDGRQWTHHVHPARPARPQQARSDSHDLELAVGGTGQDDVQRQVQKRASVGGVVGGGGGTLFTEPVLVVNQKAKIWETANEYAVYDQHGHTLGSVVQVGQSGMQKAMRMLTKLDSVMEVKLEIRDAHGTPVLHLTRPATMWKSTVHVQRGDGSPVGSLRMENVWGKVRFAFEANGQRVGGLHAQNLRAWDISVLDHTDSEVGKISKTWQGLAKAAFTTADNYVLQIHRPLPEPLISFVVASALTVDTVLGQAQK, translated from the coding sequence ATGACGGCACCGACTCCGCCCGGCTGGTACCCCGACCGCGACCCGCGCCAGGTGCGCTGGTGGGACGGCAGGCAGTGGACGCACCACGTGCACCCCGCACGACCGGCCCGGCCACAGCAGGCCCGGAGCGACTCGCACGACCTCGAACTCGCCGTCGGCGGCACCGGACAGGACGACGTACAGCGTCAGGTGCAGAAACGAGCGAGCGTCGGTGGTGTCGTCGGCGGAGGCGGCGGCACGCTGTTCACCGAGCCGGTGCTGGTGGTGAACCAGAAAGCGAAGATCTGGGAGACGGCGAACGAGTACGCCGTCTACGACCAGCACGGCCACACCCTCGGCTCGGTCGTGCAGGTGGGACAGAGCGGGATGCAGAAGGCGATGCGCATGCTCACCAAGCTCGACTCCGTGATGGAGGTGAAGCTGGAGATTCGGGACGCGCACGGCACGCCGGTCCTGCACCTCACCCGCCCCGCGACGATGTGGAAGTCGACCGTGCACGTTCAGCGCGGCGACGGCAGCCCCGTCGGGTCCCTGCGGATGGAGAACGTGTGGGGCAAAGTGCGGTTCGCGTTCGAGGCCAACGGGCAACGCGTCGGCGGCCTGCACGCTCAGAACCTGCGGGCGTGGGACATCAGTGTCCTCGACCACACCGACTCCGAGGTCGGCAAGATCAGCAAGACCTGGCAGGGACTCGCGAAAGCCGCGTTCACCACCGCCGACAACTATGTACTGCAGATCCACCGGCCGTTGCCGGAACCACTGATCAGCTTCGTCGTCGCCTCGGCTCTCACCGTCGACACCGTCCTCGGCCAAGCTCAGAAGTAG
- a CDS encoding sodium-dependent transporter — protein sequence MADQEREQWGSRLGFLLAAIGSAIGLGNIWRFPYVAYDNGGGAFLVPYLVALLTAGIPMLIMMYTIGHRFRGSPPLAFRRIARPAEALGWWQVVISFVIATYYAVIIAWAVRYVGFSFGTQWGQEADTFLFNDFLNRAEEPGMISGYVGGVLWPLIAVWVVTLGVLALGVRKGIERANKVFIPLLVVLFLILVVQALFLPGAAVGLNALFTPDWSAITDGSVWVAAYGQIFFSLSVGFGIMITYASYLRRRADLTGTGLVAGFANSSFELLAGIGVFATVGFMAAASSVPVDEVATDGIGLAFVAFPEIISNLPFGSALFGVLFFGSLVLAGLSSLISIVQVVISAVQDKTGMSRLPAVFIVGGATALVSILLFPTAEGLYLLDTIDHFINAYGVALAALVALIVVAWVLRKLPMLQAHANESSVVPLGTWWRVLLGVVTPIGLGWMMWDSLRAELASNYEDYPTSFLFSAGWAVVIGAIVLGVVVALTPWRRGAETAADEDAETGVTR from the coding sequence ATGGCGGATCAGGAGCGCGAGCAGTGGGGTAGCCGCCTGGGCTTCCTCCTCGCTGCGATCGGCTCGGCGATCGGTCTCGGGAACATCTGGCGGTTCCCGTACGTGGCCTACGACAACGGTGGCGGTGCGTTCCTCGTCCCGTATCTCGTCGCGTTGCTGACCGCGGGCATCCCGATGCTGATCATGATGTACACCATCGGACACCGGTTCCGCGGCTCGCCGCCGCTGGCCTTCCGCAGGATTGCCCGCCCGGCCGAGGCGCTCGGCTGGTGGCAGGTCGTGATCAGCTTCGTGATCGCGACCTACTACGCGGTCATCATCGCGTGGGCGGTGCGCTACGTCGGCTTCTCGTTCGGCACGCAATGGGGCCAGGAAGCCGACACGTTCCTGTTCAACGACTTCCTGAACCGAGCAGAAGAACCGGGCATGATCTCGGGGTATGTCGGCGGGGTGCTGTGGCCGTTGATCGCCGTCTGGGTGGTCACGCTCGGGGTGCTCGCCTTGGGCGTCCGGAAGGGGATCGAGCGCGCGAACAAGGTGTTCATCCCGCTGCTCGTCGTGCTGTTCCTGATCCTGGTGGTGCAGGCGCTGTTCCTGCCCGGCGCGGCCGTCGGCTTGAACGCACTGTTCACACCGGACTGGTCGGCCATCACCGACGGAAGTGTCTGGGTCGCGGCCTACGGCCAGATCTTCTTCTCGCTCTCGGTCGGCTTCGGCATCATGATCACCTACGCCTCGTACTTGCGGCGCCGTGCCGATCTGACCGGCACCGGACTCGTCGCGGGCTTCGCCAACAGCTCCTTCGAGTTGCTGGCGGGTATCGGCGTGTTCGCGACGGTCGGGTTCATGGCCGCCGCGTCGTCGGTTCCGGTCGACGAGGTCGCCACCGACGGGATCGGACTGGCCTTCGTCGCCTTCCCGGAGATCATCTCGAATCTCCCGTTCGGCAGCGCGCTGTTCGGGGTCCTGTTCTTCGGTTCGCTCGTGCTCGCCGGACTGTCGTCGCTGATCAGCATCGTGCAGGTCGTGATCTCCGCCGTGCAGGACAAGACCGGCATGAGCAGGCTGCCCGCCGTGTTCATCGTCGGTGGTGCGACCGCGCTGGTCTCGATCCTGCTGTTCCCGACAGCCGAGGGGCTGTACCTGCTGGACACGATCGACCACTTCATCAACGCCTACGGTGTCGCGCTCGCCGCCCTGGTGGCACTGATCGTGGTCGCGTGGGTGCTGCGCAAGCTGCCGATGCTGCAAGCTCACGCCAACGAATCCTCTGTCGTCCCGCTCGGTACGTGGTGGCGGGTGCTGCTCGGCGTGGTCACGCCGATCGGGCTGGGCTGGATGATGTGGGACAGCCTGCGCGCGGAGCTGGCGAGCAACTATGAGGACTATCCGACATCGTTCCTGTTCAGCGCGGGATGGGCGGTCGTGATCGGCGCGATCGTGCTCGGCGTCGTGGTCGCGCTGACGCCATGGCGGCGTGGCGCCGAAACCGCCGCGGACGAGGACGCCGAGACAGGAGTGACTCGCTGA
- a CDS encoding MBOAT family O-acyltransferase, with product MSFASPLFLWYFLPVVLVGVLVAPRAARNAVVAGASLVFYASGAGGTTVLLLCCIAVNFVVGRGLEPDDWGFGEARRRLLLVGGVGFNVAVLAIWKYAGFATEQLDVLTSWFGGEFPVVQLALPIGISFYTFHHISYLVDIYRGERPALREPVAFVTYISMFPQLVAGPIVRYREIADQLPQRRTHRLDDIASGFPRFAWGLTKKVVIADTLAPMVDACFATPAEDMTFAIAWLGAIGYTVQLYFDFSGYSDMAIGLARMLGFRLPENFARPYSSVTVTEFWRRWHMSLSRWFRDYVYIPLGGNRKGVHRTYLNLGVIFVLTGFWHGAAWTFLVWGLFHGMLLVVERATGRDRAPSTPGGRIGRRAVTMLCVVVGWVFFRAPDLGTAFTMLGHMLTPDLAGLTDVVAASMTNQRVLFLVVALAVVFVPANSGTGPFLESVRSRRATALRVGVMTAGLGYAALLVATGSFSPFLYYQF from the coding sequence ATGTCGTTCGCCAGTCCCCTGTTCCTGTGGTACTTCCTGCCTGTCGTCCTGGTGGGAGTCCTCGTCGCGCCGCGCGCGGCCCGCAACGCGGTCGTCGCAGGCGCGAGCCTGGTGTTCTACGCCAGCGGCGCGGGCGGGACGACCGTCCTGCTGCTGTGCTGCATCGCGGTCAACTTCGTCGTCGGCAGGGGCTTGGAGCCCGACGACTGGGGTTTCGGCGAGGCGCGCAGACGGCTGCTGCTCGTCGGCGGCGTGGGATTCAACGTCGCGGTGCTGGCGATCTGGAAGTACGCGGGGTTCGCCACGGAACAGCTCGACGTGCTCACCAGCTGGTTCGGCGGCGAGTTCCCGGTGGTGCAGCTGGCGCTGCCGATCGGCATCTCGTTCTACACGTTCCACCACATCTCGTACCTGGTGGACATCTACCGGGGTGAGCGTCCCGCGCTGCGTGAGCCGGTCGCGTTCGTCACCTACATCTCGATGTTCCCGCAGCTCGTCGCGGGTCCGATCGTGCGGTACCGGGAGATCGCGGACCAGCTGCCGCAGCGCCGCACGCACCGGCTGGACGACATCGCGTCCGGGTTCCCGAGGTTCGCGTGGGGTCTGACGAAGAAGGTCGTCATCGCCGACACGCTGGCCCCGATGGTCGACGCGTGCTTCGCGACCCCGGCCGAGGACATGACGTTCGCGATCGCCTGGCTCGGCGCGATCGGCTACACGGTGCAGCTGTACTTCGACTTCTCCGGATACTCGGACATGGCGATCGGACTGGCAAGGATGCTCGGGTTCCGCCTGCCGGAGAACTTCGCGCGCCCGTACTCGTCGGTGACGGTCACCGAGTTCTGGCGTCGCTGGCACATGTCGCTGTCGCGTTGGTTCCGCGACTATGTCTACATTCCGCTCGGCGGTAATCGGAAGGGTGTGCACCGCACCTATCTGAACCTCGGTGTCATTTTCGTGCTCACCGGTTTCTGGCACGGCGCGGCGTGGACGTTCCTGGTGTGGGGTCTTTTTCACGGGATGCTGCTGGTCGTCGAGCGCGCCACGGGCCGGGACCGCGCGCCGAGCACCCCCGGGGGCCGGATCGGTCGCCGGGCGGTGACGATGCTGTGCGTCGTGGTGGGCTGGGTGTTCTTCCGCGCGCCGGATCTCGGCACGGCCTTCACGATGCTCGGGCACATGCTGACGCCCGACCTGGCCGGGCTGACCGACGTGGTCGCGGCCTCGATGACCAACCAGCGCGTGCTGTTCCTGGTCGTCGCACTGGCCGTGGTGTTCGTCCCGGCGAACTCGGGGACCGGGCCGTTCCTGGAGTCGGTGCGTTCCCGCCGCGCCACCGCCCTGCGCGTCGGGGTCATGACCGCGGGTCTCGGCTACGCCGCGCTCCTGGTCGCTACCGGCTCCTTCAGCCCGTTCCTCTACTACCAGTTCTGA
- a CDS encoding sporulation protein, translating into MGAERIGLTTRQVFGDPVERRGVTVVPAAVFVGGGGGEPGHHGFGGIARPLGAIVIEGDRVRWLPAVDVTKVAVGIGTAVAVFAAARALRRRRARKALRRESEELRQGLDDLVSEGS; encoded by the coding sequence ATGGGTGCGGAGCGGATCGGTCTCACCACACGGCAGGTGTTCGGCGACCCCGTCGAGCGTCGCGGCGTCACGGTGGTTCCTGCGGCCGTGTTCGTCGGTGGGGGCGGCGGCGAGCCGGGCCATCACGGATTCGGCGGTATCGCCCGCCCGCTCGGTGCGATCGTCATCGAGGGCGACCGGGTGCGGTGGCTGCCCGCCGTCGACGTCACCAAGGTCGCGGTCGGGATCGGCACCGCCGTCGCGGTGTTCGCGGCCGCCCGCGCTCTGCGGCGCCGCCGTGCCCGCAAAGCCCTCCGGCGCGAGTCCGAGGAACTGCGCCAGGGCCTGGACGACCTCGTCAGCGAAGGCAGCTGA
- a CDS encoding IS5 family transposase, translating into MTDAEWALIEPLLPAPACQRPAGGRPEKHHRRDIIDAIRYVTDNGIKWRALPVDFPPCKTVYGFFARWNASGLLERIRDALREQLRLRAGRNTRPSAAAIDSQSVRAAETVPTPTRGYDGGKKVNGRKRHIAVDTMGLVLVVMVTTASFQDRPAARPLLNRLHRTQRGLRHVWADGGYTGSLLTWAKATLGITVEIVTKLAGQVGFVVLPRRWVVERTFSWISQARRNVRDYERLPEHSEAFINCAMITMMSRRLTRPHPRATTT; encoded by the coding sequence ATGACCGACGCCGAGTGGGCGTTGATCGAACCACTGCTGCCGGCCCCGGCCTGCCAGAGGCCAGCGGGTGGGCGCCCGGAGAAGCACCATCGCCGCGACATCATCGATGCGATCCGCTATGTCACCGACAACGGCATCAAGTGGCGCGCACTGCCGGTCGATTTCCCACCGTGCAAGACCGTGTACGGATTCTTCGCCCGCTGGAACGCCTCTGGCCTGCTCGAACGGATCCGCGATGCTCTGCGCGAGCAGCTGCGCCTGCGGGCCGGCCGCAACACCCGCCCCAGTGCCGCAGCGATCGATTCCCAGTCGGTGCGTGCGGCGGAAACCGTGCCCACACCCACACGCGGCTATGACGGAGGCAAGAAGGTCAACGGCCGCAAGCGCCACATCGCCGTCGACACGATGGGGCTCGTGCTGGTCGTCATGGTCACCACCGCCAGTTTCCAGGACCGGCCTGCGGCACGACCCCTGCTGAACCGGCTACACCGCACCCAGCGCGGCCTGCGCCACGTGTGGGCCGACGGCGGCTACACCGGCAGCCTCCTGACGTGGGCGAAGGCCACCCTGGGCATCACCGTCGAGATCGTGACAAAACTCGCCGGTCAGGTCGGGTTCGTCGTCCTCCCCAGACGGTGGGTGGTCGAGCGCACGTTTTCCTGGATCAGCCAAGCACGCCGCAACGTCCGCGACTACGAACGCCTGCCCGAACACTCCGAAGCCTTCATCAACTGCGCCATGATCACTATGATGAGCCGACGCCTGACCCGCCCACACCCGCGGGCCACCACCACCTAA
- the rlmB gene encoding 23S rRNA (guanosine(2251)-2'-O)-methyltransferase RlmB, translating to MAGNDKRRGAKRKPGTKKGMVVGSGGQRRKALEGRGPTPKAENRVSHPAKKRADARKAQQQKRERKQSTEGPELIAGRNPVAECIRAGVPATGLYLAHGIELDDRVKEAVGGAEDQGISVVEVPRTELDRLTGGALHQGLALQVPPYDYSDVRDVLEHAVDSGMPPMLVALDGVTDPRNLGAVIRSAAAFGAHGVIVPQRRSAGLTAVAWRTSAGAAARIPIAKATNLTRALKDLKSEGLMAVGLDADSDVSSDELELATEPIVVVVGSEGRGLSRLVRETCDQTVSIPMVGGVESLNASVAAGIVLSEVARRRRR from the coding sequence GTGGCCGGCAACGACAAGCGCCGCGGAGCGAAACGCAAGCCCGGCACCAAGAAGGGCATGGTCGTCGGCTCCGGCGGCCAGCGACGCAAGGCTCTCGAAGGGCGCGGACCGACTCCGAAGGCCGAGAACAGGGTCAGTCACCCCGCGAAGAAGCGGGCCGACGCCCGTAAGGCCCAGCAGCAGAAGCGGGAACGCAAGCAGTCGACCGAGGGCCCGGAGCTCATCGCGGGCCGGAATCCGGTCGCCGAGTGCATCCGCGCGGGCGTGCCCGCCACCGGGCTGTATCTCGCGCACGGCATCGAGCTCGACGACCGTGTGAAGGAAGCCGTCGGCGGTGCGGAGGACCAGGGCATCTCGGTGGTCGAGGTGCCGCGTACCGAACTCGATCGACTCACCGGCGGCGCGTTGCACCAGGGCCTCGCGTTGCAGGTGCCGCCGTACGACTACTCCGACGTCCGGGACGTGCTGGAGCACGCCGTCGACTCGGGGATGCCGCCGATGCTCGTCGCACTCGACGGGGTCACCGACCCGCGCAACCTCGGCGCGGTGATCCGCTCGGCGGCGGCGTTCGGAGCGCACGGCGTGATCGTGCCGCAGCGCCGCAGCGCGGGTCTGACCGCGGTGGCCTGGCGCACGAGCGCGGGCGCGGCGGCGCGGATCCCGATCGCGAAGGCGACGAATCTGACGCGGGCGTTGAAGGACCTCAAGTCCGAGGGCCTCATGGCCGTGGGGCTCGACGCCGACTCGGACGTGAGCTCCGACGAGCTGGAGCTGGCGACCGAGCCGATCGTGGTGGTCGTCGGTTCCGAGGGCCGCGGGTTGTCCCGTCTCGTGCGGGAGACCTGCGACCAGACGGTGTCGATCCCGATGGTCGGCGGTGTCGAGTCGCTGAACGCCTCCGTCGCGGCGGGGATCGTGCTCTCCGAAGTCGCCCGACGCCGCCGCCGCTGA
- a CDS encoding methionine/alanine import family NSS transporter small subunit, with protein sequence MSTAAVLMMIVAIVLVWGGLIASAIHLRRHPETPEDDPSEQ encoded by the coding sequence ATGTCGACAGCTGCCGTACTCATGATGATCGTCGCGATCGTCCTCGTGTGGGGCGGGTTGATCGCCTCGGCCATCCATCTCCGTCGTCATCCCGAGACGCCCGAGGACGATCCGTCCGAGCAGTAG
- a CDS encoding TIGR03618 family F420-dependent PPOX class oxidoreductase encodes MPQSLDVVERLAARDHYLAVVATTREDGTVQSSVVNAGIIDHPGSGERVVAFVTYGAAKKAHLRARPHATLTFRAGWEWIAVEGGVELMGPDDPAPDPERVRLLLREIYQAAGGEHDDWDAYDRVMQRQRRTAVLLTPDRIYSN; translated from the coding sequence ATGCCGCAAAGTCTGGACGTAGTCGAGCGACTCGCCGCCCGCGACCACTACCTCGCGGTGGTCGCGACCACGCGCGAGGACGGCACCGTGCAGTCCTCGGTGGTCAATGCGGGGATCATCGACCACCCCGGCTCAGGGGAACGCGTGGTCGCCTTCGTCACCTACGGAGCCGCGAAGAAGGCACACCTGCGTGCGCGCCCACACGCGACACTGACGTTCCGCGCGGGATGGGAGTGGATCGCGGTCGAAGGCGGCGTGGAACTCATGGGGCCGGACGATCCGGCGCCTGATCCGGAGCGAGTGCGCTTGCTGCTGCGCGAGATTTACCAGGCGGCAGGGGGAGAGCACGACGACTGGGACGCCTACGACCGCGTCATGCAGCGCCAGCGGCGTACCGCGGTCCTGCTCACCCCGGACCGCATCTACAGCAACTGA
- a CDS encoding alginate O-acetyltransferase AlgX-related protein, with translation MSTRRSSELPAVHEAWLPREHPLHRPRHGGKQLTALVCAVLFFAAPTVSWMLGARAEPVENRPLAAFPSPMDGWGFFTGLPPWASDNLPFRGEAVRSVDGVSRGVFGEAPSNGGSHTPPVGGGGDPAEEPEKPRLDEGVFPSVIEGENGWLYLGHDVSYKCVPRMELDRVVDGLQRWREVVEASGREFHLVIAPDKSTVHPEHLPDSFAGKQCATEAVQEFWRTVPRETGAIDMRPELRSLAERNGREVYHAIDTHWTHEGGVAMTYALAERVAPGSTSTWKVEPSRSYPHTADIPELRGQNRKVDIQAYSLAPDGGQDNTRFVPSDFQEPLRLESTPTPGMISRPTRMVADSFTQFASPYLAATFADLTIAHPDAVAREPAATAETLAEGEVVMLELSERFVAGGRYPMLDPAVAQQVGEVLARHPVR, from the coding sequence GTGTCGACACGGCGGTCATCGGAACTCCCGGCGGTCCACGAGGCGTGGCTGCCTCGGGAGCACCCGCTGCACCGTCCTCGGCACGGCGGCAAACAGCTCACCGCGCTCGTGTGCGCCGTGCTGTTCTTCGCCGCGCCGACCGTCTCGTGGATGCTGGGTGCTCGTGCCGAGCCCGTGGAGAACCGGCCGCTGGCGGCGTTTCCGAGCCCCATGGACGGGTGGGGTTTCTTCACCGGGTTGCCGCCGTGGGCGTCGGACAACCTGCCGTTCCGTGGCGAGGCGGTGCGGTCGGTCGACGGCGTCAGCCGTGGCGTGTTCGGTGAGGCACCGAGCAACGGCGGTTCGCACACACCACCGGTCGGCGGTGGTGGCGATCCGGCCGAGGAGCCCGAGAAGCCTCGACTCGACGAGGGCGTCTTCCCGAGTGTCATCGAAGGCGAGAACGGGTGGCTCTACCTCGGCCACGACGTGTCGTACAAGTGCGTTCCCCGGATGGAGCTGGACCGGGTCGTCGACGGATTGCAGCGGTGGCGCGAGGTCGTCGAGGCGTCCGGACGCGAGTTCCACCTCGTCATCGCCCCGGACAAGTCGACGGTCCATCCGGAGCACCTGCCGGACTCGTTCGCCGGGAAGCAATGCGCGACCGAGGCGGTGCAGGAGTTCTGGCGCACCGTTCCTCGCGAGACCGGCGCGATCGACATGCGACCCGAACTGCGTTCCCTCGCCGAACGAAACGGGCGCGAGGTCTACCACGCGATCGACACGCACTGGACCCACGAAGGGGGCGTCGCGATGACGTACGCACTCGCCGAACGGGTCGCGCCGGGCTCCACCAGCACGTGGAAGGTCGAGCCGAGCCGCTCGTACCCGCACACCGCGGACATCCCCGAGCTGCGGGGGCAGAACAGGAAGGTCGACATCCAGGCGTACTCGCTGGCGCCCGACGGCGGGCAGGACAACACCCGGTTCGTGCCGAGTGATTTCCAGGAGCCGCTGCGCCTCGAGTCGACGCCGACGCCGGGCATGATCTCGCGGCCGACACGGATGGTCGCCGACTCGTTCACGCAGTTCGCGAGTCCGTACCTGGCGGCGACCTTCGCCGATCTCACCATCGCGCATCCCGACGCCGTCGCGCGGGAGCCTGCCGCGACGGCAGAGACCCTCGCCGAAGGTGAGGTCGTGATGCTGGAACTCTCGGAACGGTTCGTAGCGGGCGGCCGCTACCCGATGCTGGACCCGGCGGTGGCGCAGCAGGTCGGCGAGGTGCTCGCGCGCCACCCGGTGCGGTAA